Part of the Imperialibacter roseus genome, CGCAATGACAAAATGCTTGCTCGGATCCAAAAAATCGAACTTTTGAACAAAAAACTCTGCCAGTTGCGCATAACCATGACACACCACCCATATGTATTTGGTGGCAGGCGTTACATTGTTGAGTGTGTAATAAGGAGCTGAAAAAGAAAAGGAGACGTGTCGCTGCAAAACCTGATTTTTTTTTGAAACGTGAAGGTAAAGTGAAAGTGCGTGCTGTAAAAGTACCGGGCAAATTATACTTGGGCAGCTTTACGTGAATAACAACGCATTAATCAAGACGTAAATTTCCTACATTTGAAAAAATGAACCATTAAGAAGTAGTCAAAAAAAAACGCCGTTTGTAAAACCCTATTTATGACAAAAACATCAAGCTTCCTCGTTGCCATGCTATTCCTGGCGCTGTCGCAAAGTCTGTTAGCACAAAACAGCTCAGACCCGGAGCCACTTTTGGAATTTGCGGCTGTTTATTCCAACGGTGAAAAATGGGAGGCTGGCAAAACTCCGGCGGAGCAGCCCTACTTTATGGATCATTCTGCTTTCCTGTTCCGGTTGAAACAATCAGGAGTGATTACGGCCGGTATAAAGATCGCCGACAAAAGCATCATTTTGTTCAAGGCCAAAAGCCTCGAGGAAGCAAAGAAATTGTTTGCACCCGATGTGTCGGTGGACGAAAAAACCTACAAGCTGGAGGTGCAACCGGCCACAGTATTTTACAAAGGCTGTATTTGACGTCAGTTTTACCGCAAAGTTGCCTAATTTTATATCAGGCCAAAGCCATTCTTTCCAGCTAACCATACAAAGCCATGAAGATATCTCTATCCATATTTTTTGCGCTCTTCCTACTGCTGCCCTGCAAGGAACAAAGCAAAGATGAACAGCAAAAACCAGAGGTGCCTGAGCCCGGCGAACCGGTAGCGGAAGTCGACTGGGACGAAGCCACCCTGGCCTGGTCTGACGAATTTGACGGGGAAGCGGTGGACACGGAGAAATGGAAGTTCGAAACCGGGGCCAATGGCTGGGGCAACAATGAATGGCAAAACTATACCAGCGGCCCAAACTCTACGGTCTCAGACGGGTTGCTGAAGATTACCGCCAAAAAGACAGGACCCGGTCAGAAAGTGGGCGACTATACATCGTCACGCATGCTGAGTAAGGAGACGTTCACCTACGGACGCATGGAGGTGAGGGCCAAAATACCCGAATGGAAAGGCAAGGGCGTTTGGCCTGCGATCTGGATGCTGGGCGACAATATCAGTCAGGTTGGCTGGCCCGACTGCGGCGAAATCGACATCATGGAATATGTGAGCTATGCTCCCAATGAAGTCCACTTCACTATCCACAGCAAGGCCAATAACCATGTGCAGGGAACCCAAATTACCACTGGACCCATGAAGCTGGAAACCATTGAAGAGGA contains:
- a CDS encoding YciI family protein; this encodes MTKTSSFLVAMLFLALSQSLLAQNSSDPEPLLEFAAVYSNGEKWEAGKTPAEQPYFMDHSAFLFRLKQSGVITAGIKIADKSIILFKAKSLEEAKKLFAPDVSVDEKTYKLEVQPATVFYKGCI
- a CDS encoding glycoside hydrolase family 16 protein translates to MKISLSIFFALFLLLPCKEQSKDEQQKPEVPEPGEPVAEVDWDEATLAWSDEFDGEAVDTEKWKFETGANGWGNNEWQNYTSGPNSTVSDGLLKITAKKTGPGQKVGDYTSSRMLSKETFTYGRMEVRAKIPEWKGKGVWPAIWMLGDNISQVGWPDCGEIDIMEYVSYAPNEVHFTIHSKANNHVQGTQITTGPMKLETIEEEFHNYGILWTERYVKFYLDDIDNVKLTFNKPTVPTQDNWPFDKPFFFLLNIAVGGNWGGLQGVDDNIFPSTMEVDYVRVYQFE